A genomic window from Aestuariirhabdus litorea includes:
- a CDS encoding amidohydrolase family protein: MSRSLFDAHLHIIDPAYPLIANQGYLPEPYGVDDYRQEVAPFSMAGGAVVSGSFQGFDQTYLLAALERLGSGFVGVTQLPRHTSDEELERLDRAGVRGIRFNLYRGGSEGVEQLVGMAQRVFERCGWHTELYVDSLALAPLLPALGDIPRYSIDHLGLRREGLPLLLRAVEQGARVKATGFGRVTLDVADSLRQIHQLDPSALMFGTDLPGTRAPRRFQAADIALVEESLGSKAAERVLRLNALAFYRCGGEG, encoded by the coding sequence ATGTCCCGATCCCTGTTTGACGCCCACCTGCACATCATCGACCCTGCCTACCCACTGATCGCCAACCAGGGCTATCTGCCGGAACCCTACGGGGTCGACGATTATCGGCAGGAAGTGGCCCCCTTCTCGATGGCGGGCGGGGCGGTGGTCTCCGGCTCTTTCCAAGGGTTTGACCAGACTTACCTGCTGGCGGCGCTGGAGCGGTTGGGGTCCGGCTTTGTGGGGGTGACCCAGCTGCCCCGGCACACGTCGGACGAGGAGTTGGAGCGGCTCGACCGGGCGGGGGTGCGGGGCATCCGTTTTAATCTCTATCGGGGTGGTTCAGAGGGGGTTGAGCAGCTGGTGGGTATGGCGCAGCGGGTTTTCGAGCGCTGCGGCTGGCATACAGAGCTCTACGTTGACTCCCTTGCGCTGGCACCCCTATTGCCGGCGCTGGGGGATATTCCCCGCTACTCCATCGATCACCTGGGGCTGCGTCGCGAAGGATTGCCGTTGCTGCTGCGGGCGGTAGAGCAGGGGGCGCGGGTCAAGGCCACCGGGTTCGGGCGGGTGACCCTGGATGTGGCGGACAGCCTGCGGCAGATCCACCAACTGGACCCCAGCGCCCTGATGTTCGGCACGGATCTGCCGGGTACCCGTGCACCCCGGCGCTTTCAGGCGGCCGATATCGCACTGGTGGAGGAGAGCCTCGGGAGCAAGGCGGCGGAACGGGTGTTGCGGCTCAATGCGCTGGCATTTTATCGCTGCGGGGGAGAGGGCTGA
- a CDS encoding 6-phosphofructokinase — protein MSPKNAFYAQSGGVTAVINASACGLIETARQHPDKIGKVYAGHNGIVGALSEELIDTSLESCEDIAALKHTPAGAFGSCRYKLHNLEENKAEYERLIEVFKAHNIGYFFYNGGGDSQDTAYKVSQISEKMGYPITCVGIPKTVDNDLPFTDNCPGFGSVAKYVAVSIKEAALDIASMCNSSTKVFIMEVMGRHAGWIAAAGGLAAEKEGDAPHIILFPEIAFDREQFLARVEQCVKQYGYCVVVASEGAQYEDGRFLADSGNKDAFGHTQLGGVAPTLATMIKHSLGYKYHWAVADYLQRAARHVASATDVEQAYAMGKAAIEFALAGRNAVMPIIVRESDKPYSWRVGEAPLSQVANQEKKMPIHFIKDNGYAITDSCREYLSPLIQGEDYPPYVNGLPHYVTLKNQLVEKKLRTEFKFD, from the coding sequence ATGTCCCCCAAAAACGCTTTCTACGCCCAGTCTGGCGGCGTAACGGCTGTCATTAACGCGTCCGCCTGCGGACTGATCGAAACCGCTCGCCAGCACCCCGACAAAATCGGCAAGGTGTATGCGGGCCACAACGGTATCGTCGGTGCCCTCAGCGAAGAGTTGATCGATACCAGCCTGGAAAGCTGCGAGGATATCGCCGCCCTTAAACACACTCCCGCCGGGGCCTTTGGGTCCTGCCGCTATAAGCTGCACAACCTGGAGGAGAACAAGGCGGAGTATGAGCGCCTGATCGAGGTGTTCAAGGCGCACAACATCGGTTATTTCTTCTACAACGGCGGTGGCGACTCCCAGGATACCGCCTACAAGGTCTCCCAGATCAGCGAGAAGATGGGCTACCCGATCACCTGCGTCGGCATCCCCAAGACCGTCGATAACGACCTGCCCTTTACCGATAACTGCCCCGGCTTCGGCTCCGTCGCCAAGTACGTGGCGGTCTCCATCAAGGAGGCGGCGCTGGATATCGCCTCCATGTGCAACTCCTCCACCAAGGTGTTCATCATGGAGGTCATGGGACGCCACGCGGGCTGGATCGCAGCCGCCGGCGGCCTGGCCGCCGAGAAGGAGGGGGACGCGCCCCACATTATCCTGTTCCCGGAAATCGCGTTCGACCGCGAGCAGTTCCTCGCCCGCGTCGAGCAGTGCGTGAAGCAATACGGTTACTGCGTGGTCGTGGCTTCCGAGGGCGCCCAGTACGAAGATGGCCGTTTTCTTGCCGACTCTGGCAACAAGGACGCCTTTGGACACACCCAGCTGGGCGGTGTGGCACCGACCCTGGCCACCATGATCAAGCACTCACTGGGCTACAAGTACCACTGGGCGGTTGCCGACTACCTGCAGCGGGCGGCGCGCCACGTTGCTTCCGCCACCGATGTGGAGCAAGCCTACGCCATGGGCAAGGCGGCCATTGAGTTCGCCCTGGCCGGTCGCAATGCGGTGATGCCCATTATCGTGCGCGAGTCGGACAAGCCCTACAGCTGGAGGGTGGGGGAGGCGCCTCTGAGCCAGGTAGCCAACCAGGAGAAGAAGATGCCGATCCACTTTATCAAGGATAACGGCTACGCCATCACCGACTCCTGTCGTGAGTACCTGTCACCGCTGATTCAGGGCGAAGACTACCCTCCCTACGTCAATGGCCTGCCCCATTACGTAACCCTGAAAAACCAGCTGGTTGAGAAAAAGCTGCGTACCGAGTTTAAGTTCGACTAA
- a CDS encoding c-type cytochrome — MRYMVLLLSLMASLAQAETVEQLMTKLNAIQNDPKLYESALYRAEQRSVLCGHCHGVDGNSKRDHIPNLASQRAEYLLTQFELFGNGKRHDYVMSKLAKTLSEDERVDIAIFFSHQAVVPRESSAPGPLLAKGKKTYEATCVACHGADAYGQGLQPRLASQPVQYLVNTLQTYRDDPSVRPLSAMHDIAGKLSDGEISALAAYLSSLP, encoded by the coding sequence ATGAGATACATGGTTTTGCTGCTGTCGTTGATGGCCTCTTTGGCTCAGGCCGAGACGGTCGAGCAGTTGATGACAAAACTGAATGCGATTCAGAATGACCCTAAGCTGTACGAGAGCGCCCTCTATCGTGCGGAGCAGCGCTCGGTGCTGTGCGGTCATTGCCACGGGGTAGATGGTAATAGCAAGCGAGACCATATTCCGAATCTGGCTTCCCAGCGGGCCGAGTACCTGCTGACCCAGTTCGAACTGTTCGGCAACGGCAAACGTCACGATTATGTGATGAGCAAACTCGCCAAAACCCTCAGTGAGGATGAGCGGGTGGATATCGCCATCTTCTTCTCTCACCAGGCGGTGGTGCCCCGTGAGAGCAGTGCCCCGGGGCCGCTGTTGGCAAAGGGTAAGAAAACCTACGAAGCGACCTGCGTGGCCTGCCATGGTGCGGATGCGTACGGACAGGGGCTGCAACCTCGCCTGGCGAGCCAGCCGGTCCAGTATCTGGTCAATACGCTGCAAACCTACCGTGACGACCCCAGTGTGCGGCCGCTCTCGGCCATGCATGATATTGCCGGCAAGCTGAGTGATGGCGAGATCTCTGCATTGGCCGCTTACCTCTCCAGCCTGCCCTAG
- a CDS encoding TIGR01212 family radical SAM protein (This family includes YhcC from E. coli K-12, an uncharacterized radical SAM protein.): protein MDLTRYVTTFGQAMQRKYGEKVYKLSVNAAFNCPNRDGSRGIGGCAFCNVNSFSPQTTRYDSVREQIEQGRRRMSQMTGARKFIAYFQAYSNTYGELERLKQLYDEALACDQVIGLAVGTRPDCVPDPVLDLLASYQRQGKEVWLELGLQSARDDTLAAVNRGHGFAEYRDAVQRVRARGLQLCTHLIIGLPGERGSDALDSFARVIELGVDAIKVHPLHIVKGTQLARQWKRGEIEELSLDEYCETVAEIIRRAPPGLIFHRLHGSGSPDYLLAPQWCRSKWGVLGEIHQRLTQKPGEHYLSQ, encoded by the coding sequence ATGGATCTCACGCGTTACGTTACCACCTTCGGCCAAGCCATGCAGCGCAAGTACGGCGAGAAGGTGTACAAGCTCTCGGTCAACGCCGCCTTTAACTGCCCCAACCGTGATGGCAGCCGAGGCATAGGCGGCTGCGCCTTCTGTAACGTCAACTCCTTCAGCCCGCAAACCACCCGCTACGACAGTGTCCGCGAGCAGATTGAGCAGGGGCGCCGACGGATGAGTCAGATGACCGGGGCGCGTAAATTCATCGCCTACTTTCAAGCCTACAGTAACACCTATGGCGAGCTGGAGCGGCTCAAACAGCTCTATGACGAGGCACTGGCCTGCGACCAGGTCATCGGACTGGCGGTCGGCACCCGCCCCGACTGCGTCCCCGACCCGGTACTGGACCTGCTGGCCAGCTACCAACGCCAAGGCAAAGAGGTGTGGCTCGAGCTGGGGCTTCAGTCGGCACGGGATGACACCCTCGCCGCCGTTAACCGCGGGCACGGTTTCGCCGAATACCGCGACGCTGTCCAGCGCGTGCGAGCGCGCGGACTGCAGCTATGCACTCACCTGATCATCGGCCTCCCCGGCGAACGGGGCAGCGACGCCCTCGACAGCTTCGCAAGGGTGATTGAGCTCGGAGTTGACGCCATCAAGGTCCATCCACTGCATATCGTCAAGGGCACCCAACTTGCGCGCCAGTGGAAGCGGGGCGAGATAGAGGAGCTGTCGCTGGATGAGTATTGCGAAACGGTGGCCGAGATCATTCGCCGCGCCCCCCCCGGGCTGATCTTCCACCGCCTGCACGGTTCAGGGTCGCCCGATTACCTGCTGGCTCCCCAGTGGTGTCGCAGCAAGTGGGGAGTACTGGGCGAGATCCACCAGCGCCTGACGCAGAAACCGGGCGAGCATTACCTCTCGCAATAA
- the mpl gene encoding UDP-N-acetylmuramate:L-alanyl-gamma-D-glutamyl-meso-diaminopimelate ligase: MHIHILGICGTFMGSLAVLAKSLGHRVTGSDQNVYPPMSTQLEAHGIELVEGYDPAQLEPAPDLVVVGNAMSRGNPAVEYLLDKGLPYRSGPQWLAEQVLQGRWVLAVAGTHGKTSTSSMLAWILEYAGMAPGFLIGGVPGNFGVSARLGETPFFVIEADEYDSAFFDKRSKFVHYQPRTAILNNLEFDHADIFPDLAAIQRQFHHLVRTIPSSGLVIFPAGDEALQGVLAEGCWSEQQPLSLTDADATWFARPLAADGSRFEVCHQGQRVAEVSWSLLGDHNRANALAAIAAARHVGVTPAVAAEALGSFAGIKRRLELIADCGGVRVYDDFAHHPTAIETTLRGLRARVGQEGRILAVIEPRSNTMRMGVHRPKLAPATACADRVYWFQPAGVDWALEEVVAQSPVEADVESSVEQLVERLLLESRAGDHILVMSNGGFGGLHLKLKQALEERYPQHEH; this comes from the coding sequence ATGCACATACACATTCTCGGGATTTGCGGTACCTTTATGGGGTCGCTGGCGGTATTGGCCAAGTCCCTGGGGCATCGTGTGACGGGCTCTGACCAGAATGTCTATCCGCCGATGAGTACCCAGCTGGAGGCCCATGGGATCGAGCTGGTGGAGGGGTACGATCCCGCCCAGCTGGAGCCGGCCCCCGATCTGGTGGTGGTGGGTAATGCCATGTCGCGGGGCAATCCCGCCGTGGAATACCTGCTCGACAAGGGGTTGCCTTACCGCTCGGGGCCCCAGTGGCTGGCGGAACAGGTGCTGCAGGGGCGCTGGGTGCTGGCGGTGGCGGGTACCCACGGTAAAACCTCGACCAGCTCGATGCTGGCCTGGATCTTGGAGTATGCCGGCATGGCGCCTGGTTTCCTGATTGGCGGGGTGCCGGGTAACTTTGGTGTCTCGGCGCGGCTGGGGGAGACCCCCTTCTTCGTGATCGAGGCGGACGAGTACGACAGCGCCTTCTTCGACAAACGCTCCAAGTTTGTCCACTATCAGCCCCGCACCGCGATCCTCAACAACCTGGAGTTTGACCACGCGGATATCTTTCCCGACCTGGCGGCGATACAGCGCCAGTTCCACCATCTGGTGCGCACTATACCGTCCTCAGGACTGGTCATCTTTCCGGCCGGCGATGAAGCCCTGCAAGGGGTACTGGCCGAGGGGTGCTGGAGCGAGCAACAGCCGCTCTCGCTGACCGATGCCGATGCCACCTGGTTTGCCCGTCCCCTGGCAGCTGATGGCAGCCGCTTTGAGGTCTGCCATCAGGGACAGCGTGTCGCCGAGGTCAGCTGGTCCCTGCTGGGGGACCATAATCGGGCCAATGCCCTGGCCGCCATCGCGGCCGCCCGCCATGTGGGGGTGACTCCGGCGGTGGCCGCTGAGGCGCTGGGCAGCTTTGCCGGCATCAAGCGGCGCCTGGAGCTGATCGCCGACTGCGGTGGGGTGCGCGTATACGACGATTTTGCCCACCACCCCACCGCCATCGAGACCACCCTGCGGGGGCTGCGGGCCCGGGTCGGGCAGGAGGGGCGGATACTGGCGGTGATCGAGCCCCGCTCCAATACCATGCGCATGGGGGTGCACCGCCCCAAACTGGCTCCTGCGACCGCCTGTGCTGACCGGGTCTACTGGTTCCAGCCGGCGGGGGTCGACTGGGCCCTTGAGGAGGTGGTGGCCCAAAGCCCCGTTGAGGCGGATGTCGAGTCATCAGTGGAGCAGTTGGTGGAGCGGTTGTTGCTGGAGAGCCGGGCAGGAGATCATATACTGGTGATGAGCAATGGCGGTTTTGGAGGGCTTCACCTCAAGCTCAAACAGGCCCTCGAGGAGCGGTATCCACAGCATGAGCACTAA
- a CDS encoding DUF523 domain-containing protein, with protein sequence MHPTRAVAWELGGSWPILDLGHPERGEGGGVERVLVSACLLGQRVRYDGEGFEPGDLLLRWQGEGRTLALCPEQAGGLAVPRPPAEIEGGQGGSVLAGDTRVITRSGADLSDAFIRGAEAALALCRREGVRMAVLKARSPSCGNRESYDGSFTGVRVSGQGVTAALLMREGVRVFNEQELEDAERYLQGLESLSG encoded by the coding sequence ATGCATCCGACCAGAGCGGTCGCCTGGGAGTTAGGTGGGAGTTGGCCAATCCTTGACCTGGGTCATCCGGAGAGGGGGGAGGGAGGTGGTGTGGAGCGGGTGTTGGTGAGCGCTTGCCTGCTGGGGCAGCGAGTTCGTTATGATGGAGAGGGGTTTGAGCCCGGCGATCTGCTCCTGCGTTGGCAGGGTGAAGGGCGCACCCTGGCGCTGTGTCCCGAACAGGCGGGAGGGTTGGCGGTACCGCGACCTCCGGCGGAGATTGAGGGGGGGCAGGGAGGGAGCGTACTGGCGGGAGACACACGCGTGATCACCCGCAGTGGTGCCGACCTGAGCGACGCCTTTATTCGAGGGGCTGAAGCGGCGTTGGCGCTGTGCCGGCGCGAGGGGGTGCGCATGGCGGTGCTCAAGGCGCGGAGCCCCTCCTGTGGTAACCGGGAAAGTTACGATGGCAGCTTTACAGGTGTGCGTGTCAGTGGGCAGGGGGTGACCGCTGCGCTGCTGATGAGGGAGGGGGTGCGGGTGTTCAATGAGCAGGAACTGGAGGATGCTGAACGCTATCTGCAGGGACTGGAGTCACTGTCCGGGTAA
- a CDS encoding DUF3369 domain-containing protein, with protein sequence MKDSSSFMFADEFPDQRSEASHPIQPLPAWKILVVDDEEEVHSVTRLVLSDYQFAGRRLEILSTYSAEEARHTLEQHPDIAVGLIDVVMETDHAGLELVKAIRQELGNSRIRLVLRTGQPGQAPEETVISAYDINDYKDKTELTATKLRTLMYSTLRSFRDITALESSRRGLEQVILSSSHIFEITSLQRFTSAVLMQLTSLLNLSEHAAYFKVASGFAVTREGNGYHVLAGTGSYEPLVGQHNCHNMLEKPVYDALEQATRERCNQYFDEHMVAYFETRSGQVHLLCISNVGQLNELDRQLIEIFCTNVAIAFENTHLKDELEQTQQETVYMLGEAVESRSKETGNHVKRVAEISYLLALKAGLSEEEATIIKSASPLHDLGKIGIPDAVLNKPAKHSAEEWEVMQRHVGIGYEMLRTSNRPILQMASIIAHQHHEHWNGRGYPNGLQGEQIHIAGRITAVADVFDALACDRCYKKAWELDAILELFRRERGAQFDPRVVDLLFDNLDQVLLIRERYRDAFRPPPVSDSRPSGSP encoded by the coding sequence ATGAAGGACAGCTCCAGCTTTATGTTTGCCGATGAGTTTCCTGATCAACGGTCGGAGGCATCACACCCCATCCAGCCGTTGCCCGCATGGAAAATCCTGGTGGTCGATGATGAAGAGGAGGTGCACAGCGTAACCCGGTTGGTGCTCTCCGATTACCAGTTTGCAGGCCGCCGCCTTGAGATCCTCAGCACCTATTCGGCCGAGGAGGCCCGTCACACGCTCGAGCAGCACCCCGATATCGCGGTTGGCTTGATCGATGTGGTGATGGAGACCGACCACGCCGGCCTGGAGCTGGTAAAGGCCATTCGCCAAGAGTTGGGCAACAGCCGCATCCGACTGGTGCTGCGAACCGGGCAACCGGGCCAGGCCCCGGAGGAGACCGTCATCTCGGCCTATGACATCAATGATTACAAAGATAAGACGGAGCTTACCGCCACCAAGCTGCGCACTTTGATGTACTCCACCCTGCGCTCATTCCGTGACATCACCGCGCTGGAGTCCAGCCGCAGGGGGCTCGAGCAGGTCATTCTATCCTCTTCCCATATTTTCGAGATTACCTCGCTTCAGCGTTTCACCTCAGCGGTCCTCATGCAGCTCACCTCACTGCTGAATCTCAGCGAACATGCGGCTTACTTTAAAGTGGCCAGCGGCTTTGCTGTAACCCGGGAAGGCAACGGCTACCATGTACTGGCGGGGACCGGCAGTTACGAGCCACTGGTGGGGCAGCACAACTGCCATAACATGCTGGAGAAGCCCGTCTACGATGCACTGGAACAGGCCACCCGCGAGCGCTGCAACCAGTATTTCGATGAGCATATGGTCGCCTACTTTGAAACCCGTAGCGGTCAGGTGCACCTGCTGTGCATTTCAAATGTCGGCCAGCTCAATGAACTGGACCGCCAGCTGATCGAGATCTTTTGCACCAACGTTGCTATCGCTTTCGAAAACACCCACCTCAAGGATGAGCTGGAGCAAACCCAACAGGAAACGGTCTATATGCTTGGCGAAGCGGTCGAATCCCGCTCCAAGGAGACGGGCAATCACGTCAAGCGGGTCGCCGAAATCTCCTACCTACTGGCTCTCAAGGCTGGCCTCAGCGAGGAGGAGGCTACCATCATTAAATCAGCCTCCCCGCTGCATGACCTGGGCAAGATCGGCATCCCCGATGCCGTGCTCAACAAGCCGGCAAAGCACTCGGCCGAAGAGTGGGAGGTGATGCAACGGCACGTGGGTATTGGCTACGAGATGCTGCGCACCTCCAACCGTCCCATTCTGCAGATGGCGTCGATTATTGCGCATCAGCACCACGAACACTGGAACGGCCGCGGCTACCCGAACGGCTTACAAGGAGAGCAGATCCATATCGCCGGGCGTATTACCGCCGTCGCCGATGTGTTTGATGCCCTCGCCTGCGACCGCTGCTACAAAAAGGCCTGGGAGCTGGACGCCATTCTGGAACTGTTTCGCAGGGAGCGGGGAGCACAGTTTGACCCAAGGGTGGTTGACCTGCTGTTTGATAACCTCGACCAGGTCCTCCTGATCCGCGAGCGCTACCGGGATGCCTTTCGACCGCCCCCTGTTTCGGACAGTCGCCCCAGCGGCTCACCCTAG
- a CDS encoding DedA family protein has translation MDLALIEPLLTWLEEHQQWLGLVTCLTAFAESLALVGLVLPGVVMLFGIALLAASSGMPLENLLFWGFIGAIAGDNLSYLLGRYCHGPLSRTRLFRNNPQWIDNGERFFERHGMLSVVLGRFIGPLRPVIPMVAGMLEMPAQRFVAINLLSAVGWAPVYLLPGYLAGAATNPDTLASLEWLYQWWP, from the coding sequence ATGGACCTTGCATTGATTGAACCGCTTCTCACCTGGCTGGAGGAGCACCAGCAGTGGCTGGGGCTGGTCACCTGCCTGACCGCGTTCGCCGAGTCCCTGGCCCTGGTGGGGCTGGTGCTGCCCGGGGTGGTGATGCTGTTTGGCATCGCCCTGCTCGCCGCCAGCAGCGGCATGCCGCTGGAAAACCTGTTGTTTTGGGGGTTTATCGGCGCCATCGCCGGCGATAACCTCAGTTACCTGCTGGGGCGCTACTGCCACGGCCCGCTGAGCCGCACCCGCCTGTTCCGCAACAACCCCCAGTGGATCGACAATGGGGAGCGCTTTTTCGAGCGCCACGGCATGCTGAGCGTGGTCCTGGGCCGCTTTATCGGCCCACTCAGGCCGGTGATTCCGATGGTGGCCGGCATGCTGGAGATGCCCGCACAACGCTTCGTGGCCATCAACCTGCTGTCGGCGGTCGGTTGGGCGCCTGTTTACCTGCTACCCGGTTACCTGGCGGGGGCAGCCACCAACCCCGATACCCTCGCCTCGCTGGAGTGGCTCTACCAATGGTGGCCCTGA
- a CDS encoding flavin prenyltransferase UbiX, whose protein sequence is MSTKRVTLALTGASGAQYGLCLLEQLLAQGCEVSFLISRAAQVVVATETDLKLPGAPAELERWFAEQYAGLPGRVRVYGREQWMAPVASGSGAPAAMVICPCSTGTLSAIACGASNNLIERAADVALKERRQLILVPREAPYSELHLENMLRLTRMGAMILPASPGFYHRPASVEEMVQFVVARILDQLGLEQRFVPRWGEPSP, encoded by the coding sequence ATGAGCACTAAACGCGTTACCCTGGCTTTAACCGGTGCCTCCGGCGCCCAGTACGGGCTCTGCCTGCTGGAACAGCTGCTGGCGCAGGGCTGCGAAGTCAGTTTTCTCATCTCCCGCGCGGCTCAGGTCGTAGTGGCCACCGAAACCGATCTCAAACTGCCGGGTGCACCCGCCGAGCTGGAGCGCTGGTTTGCCGAGCAGTACGCCGGGCTACCGGGGCGGGTAAGGGTGTATGGTCGTGAGCAATGGATGGCGCCGGTGGCTTCGGGCTCCGGGGCGCCCGCGGCGATGGTGATCTGCCCCTGCAGCACCGGTACCCTGTCGGCGATCGCCTGCGGAGCCAGCAATAACCTGATCGAGCGGGCCGCGGATGTGGCGCTCAAGGAGCGCCGCCAGCTGATCCTGGTGCCGCGGGAAGCGCCCTATTCGGAGCTGCACCTGGAAAACATGCTGCGCCTGACCCGCATGGGGGCCATGATACTGCCCGCCAGCCCGGGCTTTTACCATCGACCTGCCAGTGTCGAGGAGATGGTGCAGTTTGTGGTGGCGCGGATTCTCGACCAGCTGGGGCTGGAGCAGCGCTTTGTGCCACGCTGGGGAGAGCCCTCGCCCTAA